One genomic region from Solwaraspora sp. WMMD792 encodes:
- a CDS encoding NAD(P)/FAD-dependent oxidoreductase: protein MTLRATIVGAGLAGSLTAVALARSGVGTSVYEAYLDPAGTTGGFLNLTANALGALHSVGCLEQIQARGIVVNRLCLWNGEGRLLGRLSRAGRLANRPMNLSIMRGDLVSVLRDEAVRAGAEVHTGRWLAGATSSTGGVTAQFIDGARVECDVLVGADGTHSRVRRVISNAAPPPEYGGHCAIDGVTRLPGIAAGTLHLVVSRQGCFQYTAKPDGTVWWNALVPTGDLDPAELAGISEQGWRSRLSAQYGQGDTPCAALIAQCATLGRPAPLYLPQRLAHWRRGRMVVLGDAAHPVGYGLGAGLALEDAVVLGRCLRDIDDVPMALAAYESMRRSRTERALRAGTRYGRFRNLPGRGWLDVALAPLYRRYFWGGASSWLLAYDVEWHRQVRV from the coding sequence ATGACACTTCGTGCCACGATTGTCGGTGCCGGGCTCGCCGGATCGCTGACCGCGGTCGCGTTGGCCCGTTCCGGCGTCGGAACCTCCGTCTACGAGGCGTACCTCGATCCGGCCGGGACGACCGGGGGCTTTCTCAACCTGACCGCCAACGCGCTCGGGGCGCTGCATTCGGTCGGCTGTCTGGAGCAGATACAGGCACGCGGGATCGTGGTGAACCGGCTGTGCCTGTGGAACGGCGAAGGCCGGCTGCTGGGCCGACTGTCTCGGGCCGGTCGCCTGGCCAACCGGCCGATGAATCTGTCGATCATGCGTGGCGACCTGGTGTCCGTACTGCGCGACGAAGCGGTCCGGGCCGGAGCAGAGGTCCACACCGGCCGCTGGCTGGCCGGTGCCACCAGCAGCACCGGTGGGGTGACTGCGCAGTTCATCGACGGGGCCCGGGTGGAGTGCGACGTGCTCGTCGGTGCCGACGGGACGCATTCGCGGGTGCGCAGGGTGATCAGCAACGCGGCGCCACCGCCCGAGTACGGCGGACACTGCGCGATCGACGGGGTGACCCGGCTGCCGGGCATCGCGGCCGGGACGTTGCATCTGGTGGTCAGCCGGCAGGGCTGCTTCCAGTACACCGCCAAGCCGGACGGCACCGTCTGGTGGAACGCGCTGGTGCCCACCGGCGACCTCGACCCGGCGGAGCTGGCCGGCATCAGCGAGCAGGGCTGGCGGAGCCGGCTGTCCGCGCAGTACGGGCAGGGCGATACCCCGTGCGCCGCTCTGATCGCGCAGTGCGCGACGCTGGGCCGGCCCGCGCCGCTCTACCTGCCGCAGCGGTTGGCGCACTGGCGGCGGGGCCGGATGGTGGTGCTCGGTGACGCTGCCCACCCTGTCGGGTACGGGCTCGGTGCCGGGCTCGCCCTGGAGGACGCCGTGGTGCTCGGCCGCTGTCTGCGCGACATCGACGACGTGCCGATGGCGCTGGCCGCGTACGAGTCGATGCGTCGGTCCCGGACGGAGCGGGCGCTGCGCGCCGGCACGCGGTACGGCCGGTTCCGTAACCTGCCCGGCCGCGGCTGGCTCGACGTCGCTCTCGCGCCGCTCTACCGCCGGTACTTCTGGGGTGGGGCATCCTCCTGGCTGCTGGCGTACGACGTGGAGTGGCACCGCCAGGTCCGCGTCTGA
- a CDS encoding plasmid pRiA4b ORF-3 family protein, whose product MDGTDNPESCDCPGCREETGDVIGTLLSGAAALVDDDDPIAAELTGAMFVAMVGDEPDPDGVRPLRDGLIPQLADRGGPEAVALLTAIAAVSPPPAAEVARTAVTALVGTGVPMPKWADEVAAEVTVDDCWRIDSPDGTDSVFTVAFRRAGRTHAMMVIVDHADCSAAQDILLLDGDQLPAALDELTRDPGTTRTRLDPGDLRWHVEQALDARSVHDEADAELDDEPESDDDEGPPYPVLATLLDARLATMPESDRPPAPHHEAGPDLADLLPGLPDGGEFPAQHRPGSVRPAPTRKLPAKRKKSQGPAPVYRVDVVLADSEPPVRRQLEVVGDTPLEDLHHVIQSAFDWDDSHLHLFETPYGDFAPPGDRTGHQSERKVTLEQVAPAVGDTITYRYDFGDDWTHEITVVAVTDRDPTAIYPRCTGGERAAPPEDCGGVWGYAHLLDVLADPSHPEYADRRDWLGLDDGQAPLDPGRFDPDVIERRLAALR is encoded by the coding sequence ATGGACGGCACCGACAACCCCGAATCGTGCGACTGCCCCGGCTGCCGTGAGGAGACCGGCGACGTCATCGGCACCCTGCTGAGCGGCGCAGCCGCCCTGGTCGACGACGACGATCCGATCGCCGCCGAACTCACCGGGGCGATGTTCGTCGCGATGGTCGGCGACGAACCCGACCCCGACGGCGTCCGCCCGCTCCGCGACGGGCTCATCCCGCAGCTCGCCGACCGAGGCGGCCCTGAGGCGGTGGCGCTGCTGACCGCGATCGCCGCCGTGTCCCCACCGCCCGCCGCCGAGGTGGCCAGAACTGCGGTGACGGCCCTCGTCGGGACCGGCGTACCGATGCCGAAGTGGGCCGACGAGGTCGCCGCCGAGGTGACGGTGGACGACTGCTGGCGGATCGACAGCCCCGACGGGACCGACTCGGTCTTCACCGTCGCCTTCCGACGGGCCGGCCGTACGCACGCCATGATGGTGATCGTCGACCACGCCGACTGCTCAGCCGCTCAGGACATCCTGCTGTTGGACGGTGACCAGCTGCCGGCGGCCCTGGACGAACTGACCCGGGATCCGGGCACCACCCGAACCCGGCTCGACCCGGGCGACCTGCGGTGGCACGTCGAGCAGGCGTTGGACGCCCGCAGCGTGCACGACGAGGCCGACGCCGAACTCGACGACGAACCGGAATCCGACGACGACGAGGGGCCGCCGTACCCGGTGCTGGCCACCCTGCTGGACGCCCGGCTGGCCACCATGCCGGAGTCGGACCGGCCGCCGGCGCCGCACCACGAAGCCGGTCCCGACCTGGCGGACCTGCTCCCCGGCCTGCCCGACGGCGGCGAGTTCCCCGCGCAGCACCGTCCCGGGTCGGTCCGGCCGGCACCGACGCGCAAGCTGCCGGCCAAACGGAAGAAGTCACAGGGACCGGCACCGGTCTACCGGGTCGACGTGGTGCTGGCTGACAGCGAGCCGCCGGTCCGGCGGCAGCTGGAGGTCGTGGGCGACACTCCGCTGGAGGACCTGCACCACGTGATCCAGTCGGCGTTCGATTGGGACGACAGCCACCTGCACCTGTTCGAGACGCCGTACGGCGATTTCGCACCGCCCGGCGACCGGACCGGGCACCAGTCGGAGCGCAAGGTCACCCTGGAGCAGGTCGCCCCGGCCGTCGGCGACACGATCACCTACCGGTACGACTTCGGCGACGACTGGACCCACGAGATCACCGTCGTGGCGGTTACCGACCGCGACCCGACAGCGATCTACCCCCGGTGTACGGGAGGCGAGCGGGCCGCCCCACCGGAGGACTGCGGCGGCGTCTGGGGCTACGCCCATCTGCTCGACGTGCTGGCCGACCCGTCCCATCCGGAGTACGCGGACCGACGCGACTGGCTCGGCCTCGACGACGGGCAGGCACCGCTGGACCCGGGGCGGTTCGATCCCGACGTGATCGAGCGGCGGCTGGCCGCGCTGCGCTGA
- a CDS encoding Clp protease N-terminal domain-containing protein, whose translation MSEYLPLGNPVRLDDLIAGIKRASDDRLAQLSNAVVVGDHLGELADHLIGHFVDQARRSGASWTDIGRSIGVSKQAAQKRFVPRTPEEPNDLDPQQGFSRFTPQARNVVVAAQHEARRAGNDEITTGHLVLALLAEPDSLAARVLADRAGDPDRIRQVAVTALPPAVDHVPELVPFDAQVRKVLELTFREALRFDDRMVGTAHILLALLEYAAGVGPLADLGVSKPDVETYVRSAASREDLPAA comes from the coding sequence ATGTCCGAATACCTGCCGCTCGGCAATCCGGTCCGCCTCGACGACCTGATCGCCGGGATCAAACGAGCCAGTGACGATCGACTCGCCCAGCTCAGCAACGCCGTCGTCGTCGGCGACCACCTCGGCGAGCTCGCCGATCACCTGATCGGCCACTTCGTCGATCAGGCCCGCCGGTCCGGCGCGTCCTGGACCGACATCGGGCGCAGCATCGGGGTCAGTAAGCAGGCCGCGCAGAAGCGGTTCGTGCCGAGGACCCCGGAGGAACCCAACGACCTCGACCCACAGCAGGGGTTCAGCCGGTTCACTCCGCAGGCCCGCAACGTGGTGGTCGCTGCCCAGCACGAGGCACGCAGGGCCGGCAACGACGAGATCACCACCGGGCATCTCGTCCTGGCCCTGCTGGCCGAACCGGACAGCCTCGCCGCCCGGGTGCTGGCCGACCGGGCGGGCGACCCGGATCGGATTCGTCAGGTGGCGGTGACCGCCCTGCCGCCGGCGGTTGACCACGTGCCGGAGCTCGTCCCGTTCGACGCCCAGGTGCGCAAGGTGCTGGAGTTGACCTTCCGCGAGGCGCTACGGTTCGACGACCGGATGGTCGGGACGGCCCACATCCTGCTCGCCCTGCTGGAGTACGCCGCCGGAGTCGGCCCGCTGGCCGATCTGGGAGTCTCCAAGCCCGATGTCGAGACGTACGTCCGCTCCGCGGCCTCCCGGGAGGACCTGCCGGCGGCCTGA
- a CDS encoding dipeptidase, which produces MTTAIPTAADLRSAIARELPGVRADLERLIRIPGIAFDGFDHSQVERSAAAVAELARGCGLDVQVVRAGGQPAVLGRRPAPPGAPTVLLYAHHDVQPVGDPALWSSDPFEPVERDGRLYGRGAADDKAGVMAHVAALRAFGDALPVGVVLFVEGEEEYGSESLSRLLDAHRDELAADVIVIADSANWEIGVPALTTSLRGLVNCFVEVRTLEQAVHSGMFGGPVPDALTALCRLLATLHDEAGDVAVPGLVGRTGSAVDLPEQRIRDEAGMVDGVRFTGTGALTDRLWTKPALAVLGIDAPATDGAPNALVPAARAKLSLRLAPGDDPSAAYAALTAHLRAKAPWGARVEVSLESDGDACVIDATGPYFDAARAAFAAAWDGVAPVDVGVGGSIPFIATFQEMFPDAAILVTGVEDPYTAAHGPNESLHLGEFARVCLAEAFLLAAVADPAIQLRGLGPVR; this is translated from the coding sequence ATGACGACTGCCATTCCCACCGCCGCCGACCTGCGGTCCGCCATCGCCCGGGAGTTGCCCGGGGTCCGCGCCGACCTGGAGCGGCTGATCCGCATCCCCGGTATCGCCTTCGACGGGTTCGACCACAGCCAGGTGGAGCGGTCCGCCGCGGCGGTCGCCGAGCTGGCCCGGGGCTGCGGACTGGACGTGCAGGTGGTCCGGGCCGGCGGGCAGCCGGCGGTGCTTGGCCGCCGGCCGGCACCGCCCGGCGCCCCGACGGTGCTGCTGTATGCCCACCACGACGTGCAGCCGGTCGGCGATCCGGCGCTGTGGTCCAGTGACCCGTTCGAGCCGGTGGAGCGGGACGGCCGGCTGTACGGGCGGGGCGCCGCCGACGACAAGGCCGGAGTCATGGCGCACGTCGCCGCGCTGCGGGCGTTCGGCGACGCGCTGCCGGTCGGCGTGGTGCTCTTCGTCGAGGGTGAGGAGGAGTACGGCAGCGAGTCGCTGTCCCGACTGCTGGACGCCCATCGCGACGAGCTCGCCGCCGATGTGATCGTGATCGCCGACTCGGCGAACTGGGAGATCGGCGTACCGGCGTTGACGACGTCGCTGCGGGGCCTGGTCAACTGTTTCGTCGAGGTCCGCACCCTCGAGCAGGCGGTGCACAGCGGCATGTTCGGCGGTCCGGTGCCGGATGCGCTGACCGCGCTCTGCCGGCTGCTGGCCACCCTGCACGACGAGGCCGGCGATGTGGCGGTGCCGGGCCTGGTCGGCCGGACCGGCTCCGCCGTGGACCTGCCGGAGCAGCGGATACGGGACGAGGCCGGCATGGTCGACGGGGTGCGGTTCACCGGCACCGGCGCGTTGACCGACCGGCTGTGGACCAAGCCGGCGCTGGCCGTGCTCGGCATCGACGCCCCGGCCACCGACGGCGCCCCGAACGCCCTGGTGCCGGCGGCGCGGGCCAAGCTGAGTCTGCGGTTGGCCCCGGGCGATGATCCGTCGGCGGCGTATGCGGCGTTGACCGCACATCTGCGGGCAAAGGCCCCGTGGGGGGCGCGGGTCGAGGTGAGCCTGGAAAGTGACGGCGACGCCTGTGTGATCGACGCGACCGGTCCGTACTTCGATGCGGCCCGCGCGGCGTTCGCGGCGGCGTGGGACGGCGTGGCGCCGGTGGACGTCGGCGTCGGCGGTTCGATTCCGTTCATCGCCACGTTCCAGGAGATGTTTCCGGACGCGGCGATCCTGGTGACCGGGGTGGAGGACCCGTACACCGCCGCGCACGGGCCGAACGAGAGCCTGCACCTGGGCGAGTTCGCCCGGGTCTGCCTGGCCGAGGCGTTCCTACTCGCGGCGGTTGCGGATCCGGCGATTCAGCTGCGCGGGCTTGGTCCGGTACGCTAG
- a CDS encoding sensor histidine kinase, giving the protein MSAVAEAKVSPGREFWLRRRGIQVRLFALSCLAFLAFPLSVVHDRNKALYVGLALFVLGYARVVVRNTPQLHTNRAPVTVAVTLICGLAMVPQLRYDWLSGLAFFSLVMLLINCPLRWWPALVVGHTVVFVAIAVGWLRVSADSVVILILLIAITSGVQVAIYNQIDTSMQLLQARAELTQLAVARERLRIARDLHDILGQRLSAVTLKADLAARMVDSAPDRAVTEMAEVAEVARDALAEVRAAVSGYRKVSLAVEAQSAEALLQASGVVVSVRGTLDDLPEPIEECAAWLIREAATNIVRHAHARRCAIAVTRREGRFILEVHDDGVGAGLTGAPPSGTGLTGLAERVELVGGDLCVGPRDGWFVLRAELPQTVAPMVRG; this is encoded by the coding sequence ATGAGCGCCGTTGCGGAGGCGAAGGTCTCTCCTGGACGGGAATTCTGGCTCCGCCGACGCGGCATCCAGGTACGCCTGTTCGCCCTGTCCTGCCTGGCGTTTCTCGCCTTTCCGTTGAGCGTCGTGCACGACCGCAACAAGGCACTCTACGTAGGACTTGCACTGTTCGTGCTCGGCTACGCCCGGGTGGTCGTCCGCAACACTCCGCAGTTGCACACCAACCGTGCGCCGGTGACGGTCGCCGTGACGTTGATCTGTGGCCTGGCGATGGTGCCGCAGCTGCGCTACGACTGGCTGTCCGGGCTGGCCTTCTTCAGCCTGGTGATGCTGCTGATCAACTGCCCGTTGCGGTGGTGGCCGGCGCTGGTGGTCGGCCACACCGTGGTCTTCGTGGCCATCGCGGTGGGCTGGCTGCGGGTCAGCGCCGACTCGGTCGTGATCCTGATCCTGCTGATCGCCATCACCAGCGGCGTGCAGGTGGCGATCTACAACCAGATCGACACCTCGATGCAGTTGTTGCAGGCGCGGGCCGAGCTGACCCAGCTGGCGGTGGCCAGGGAACGCCTCCGGATCGCCCGCGACCTGCATGACATCCTCGGCCAGCGGCTGTCTGCGGTGACCCTCAAAGCCGATCTCGCCGCCCGGATGGTGGACTCGGCGCCGGACCGGGCGGTGACCGAGATGGCCGAGGTAGCCGAGGTGGCGCGGGACGCGCTGGCCGAGGTGCGGGCAGCGGTCTCCGGCTACCGGAAGGTCTCCCTGGCGGTGGAGGCGCAGTCCGCCGAGGCGTTGCTGCAGGCGTCGGGTGTCGTGGTCAGCGTCCGTGGCACCCTCGACGACCTGCCGGAGCCGATCGAGGAGTGCGCGGCCTGGCTGATCCGGGAGGCCGCCACGAACATCGTCCGGCACGCCCACGCGCGCCGCTGTGCGATCGCGGTGACCCGCCGCGAGGGACGGTTCATCCTGGAGGTACACGACGACGGGGTGGGCGCGGGGCTGACCGGCGCTCCACCGTCCGGTACCGGGCTGACCGGCCTGGCCGAACGGGTGGAGCTCGTCGGCGGGGACCTGTGCGTCGGTCCCCGCGACGGCTGGTTCGTGCTGCGTGCCGAGCTGCCGCAGACCGTGGCGCCGATGGTCCGGGGCTGA
- a CDS encoding M48 family metallopeptidase, producing MTADDDGTTPTAAASGGTPDATTPPDRRRITLTGISSRAWEHPADRGALTALRELRGFDDVVRTFFGMWNERAFRLSYLASAIRVDHRQYPRVHRLLAEAATALDVPELPELFVTQSPVLGAQAIGLDKPFIVVNTACVQQLDDAELRTLLGHELGHVRSGHAVYQTILAILTRWAANLSWLPVGAIALRAIIAAMLEWWRKAELSGDRAGLLAGQDPAAAQRLLMKLAGGGDLSQIDTAAFLEQAAEYDGGGDLRDSLHKFRMTAWSTHPVPVARAAALRQWIDSGGYAQVLAGDYPRRADDPAASVTEEIKAAAQAYREEFGRSQDPLVGLLRRLGSGAADVGEWASGAAGRARSWMGAASSAGRPGGRRS from the coding sequence ATGACCGCAGACGACGACGGCACCACGCCCACGGCTGCGGCCAGCGGCGGTACGCCGGACGCCACCACCCCGCCGGACCGGCGGCGGATCACGTTGACCGGGATCAGCTCCCGCGCCTGGGAGCACCCGGCCGACCGGGGCGCGTTGACCGCGCTGCGTGAACTGCGTGGCTTCGACGACGTGGTCCGGACGTTCTTCGGGATGTGGAACGAGCGGGCCTTCCGGCTCAGCTACCTGGCGTCGGCGATCCGGGTCGACCACCGCCAGTACCCCCGGGTGCACCGGTTGCTCGCCGAGGCGGCGACCGCGCTGGACGTTCCGGAGCTGCCGGAGCTGTTCGTGACCCAGTCCCCGGTGCTCGGTGCCCAGGCCATCGGCCTGGACAAACCGTTCATCGTGGTCAATACCGCCTGCGTACAGCAGCTCGACGACGCCGAGCTGCGGACGCTGCTCGGCCACGAGCTGGGGCACGTCCGCAGTGGTCACGCCGTCTACCAGACAATTCTCGCCATCCTGACCCGCTGGGCGGCGAACCTGAGCTGGCTGCCGGTCGGCGCGATCGCGCTGCGGGCGATCATCGCAGCGATGCTGGAGTGGTGGCGCAAGGCGGAGCTGTCCGGCGACCGTGCCGGGCTGCTCGCTGGTCAGGACCCGGCGGCGGCGCAGCGGCTGCTGATGAAGCTGGCCGGCGGCGGCGACCTCAGCCAGATCGACACCGCCGCGTTCCTGGAGCAGGCTGCCGAGTACGACGGCGGCGGTGACCTGCGGGACAGCCTGCACAAGTTCCGGATGACCGCGTGGAGCACCCACCCGGTGCCGGTCGCGCGGGCCGCGGCGCTACGGCAGTGGATCGACTCCGGCGGGTACGCGCAGGTGCTGGCCGGTGACTACCCGCGCCGTGCCGACGATCCGGCCGCTTCGGTGACCGAGGAGATCAAGGCGGCCGCGCAGGCGTACCGCGAGGAGTTCGGCCGCAGCCAGGATCCGTTGGTCGGCCTGCTGCGTCGGCTGGGTTCCGGCGCGGCCGACGTCGGCGAGTGGGCCAGCGGGGCCGCCGGCCGCGCCCGGTCCTGGATGGGCGCGGCCAGCTCCGCCGGCCGGCCTGGTGGCCGGCGGAGCTGA
- a CDS encoding alpha/beta hydrolase codes for MTIGPGPAQVTGTATSRVSATRPEEIEIAYQRLGDPQGEPLLLIMGLGMQMIMWHDDFCSALTERGFAVARFDHRDVGASTHLHADGRPTILRMMLRPGAATYRIEDMAGDALAVLDALGWPRAHVVGISLGAMVAQQLAIEHPDRLLSLTSIAATATPRIGRLSMRTAMKLQRMQDRPVADRDDAGQLMVDLYDLIGSPGHDMDVDWLREMGRRAFDRGYDQAGRLRHEAALMASRDRRAGLAKLRIPALVVHGEADRIWRLPGGEATAAAIPGARLVTYPGLGHGILPRDLWNDVIDHIRQLVPA; via the coding sequence ATGACGATTGGACCAGGACCTGCCCAGGTGACGGGTACGGCGACGTCGCGGGTGAGCGCGACGCGTCCCGAGGAGATCGAGATCGCGTACCAGCGTCTCGGTGACCCGCAGGGTGAACCGTTGCTGCTCATCATGGGCCTCGGCATGCAAATGATCATGTGGCACGACGACTTCTGCTCGGCGCTGACCGAGCGGGGCTTCGCCGTGGCCAGATTCGACCACCGCGACGTCGGCGCCTCCACCCATCTGCACGCCGACGGGCGACCGACCATCCTGCGGATGATGCTTCGACCGGGTGCCGCGACGTACCGCATCGAGGACATGGCGGGCGACGCGCTCGCCGTGCTCGACGCGCTCGGCTGGCCGCGGGCGCACGTGGTGGGCATCTCCCTCGGCGCGATGGTCGCCCAGCAGTTGGCGATCGAACATCCGGACCGGCTGCTCAGCCTCACGTCGATCGCCGCGACCGCGACACCCCGGATCGGCCGGCTTTCGATGCGGACCGCGATGAAGCTGCAGCGAATGCAGGACCGGCCGGTCGCCGACCGCGACGACGCTGGTCAACTGATGGTGGACCTGTACGACCTGATCGGTTCGCCCGGCCACGACATGGACGTGGACTGGCTGCGCGAAATGGGCCGGCGGGCCTTCGACCGCGGCTACGACCAGGCCGGGCGACTACGGCACGAGGCGGCTCTGATGGCTTCCCGGGACCGGCGGGCCGGCCTGGCGAAGCTTCGCATCCCGGCGCTTGTGGTGCACGGCGAGGCGGACCGGATCTGGCGGCTGCCCGGCGGCGAGGCGACGGCAGCCGCGATTCCCGGTGCCCGGCTCGTCACCTATCCAGGGCTCGGGCATGGCATCCTGCCCCGCGATCTGTGGAACGACGTGATCGACCACATCCGCCAGCTGGTCCCGGCCTGA
- a CDS encoding DUF5988 family protein, which translates to MSDHPNPVHPAGVDPAMVTAVLHGGPASLTAEQRRRLVTPEQRKIKIPWLGGYEHFERDLVTGVDHGAAVVFQWTARTRVAE; encoded by the coding sequence ATGTCCGACCACCCCAACCCGGTCCACCCGGCCGGAGTGGACCCCGCGATGGTGACGGCCGTCCTGCACGGCGGTCCGGCGAGTCTCACCGCCGAGCAGCGCCGCCGGCTGGTGACTCCCGAGCAGCGGAAGATCAAGATTCCGTGGCTCGGCGGCTACGAGCACTTCGAACGCGATCTCGTCACCGGCGTAGACCACGGAGCGGCCGTGGTCTTCCAGTGGACGGCCCGCACCCGGGTAGCCGAGTAG
- a CDS encoding glutathione S-transferase C-terminal domain-containing protein, with translation MAKTADGSYVNPGGEFTRDQRYIATRITADGRDGYPVEPDRYRLVVSRACPWANRAIIVRRLLGLEQALSMGVAGPTHDKRSWTFDLDPDGRDPVLGVERLQDAYFARFPGYERGITVPAFIDVPTGQVVTNDYAQMTLDLSTEWTAYHRSGAPQLYPEPLRAEIDEVNSVVFADVNNGVYRCGFAGSQQAYEAAYRRLFDRLDWLSTRLENQRYLVGDTITEADVRLFTTLVRFDPVYHGHFKCNRQKLTEMPVLWAYARDLFQTPGFGDTIDFDHIKRHYYEVHRDINPTGVVPAGPDLTNWLTPHGRDRLGGRPFGTGSPPGPPPAAERVPADHTPLA, from the coding sequence ATGGCGAAGACGGCAGACGGCAGCTACGTCAACCCCGGCGGTGAGTTCACCCGCGACCAGCGGTACATCGCGACCCGGATCACCGCCGACGGTCGCGACGGTTACCCGGTGGAGCCGGATCGATACCGACTGGTGGTCAGCCGGGCGTGCCCGTGGGCAAACCGGGCAATCATCGTCCGCCGGCTGCTCGGTCTGGAGCAGGCTCTGTCGATGGGCGTGGCCGGGCCCACCCACGACAAGCGCAGCTGGACCTTTGACCTCGACCCGGACGGACGCGATCCGGTACTCGGTGTCGAACGGCTACAGGACGCCTACTTCGCCCGGTTCCCCGGCTACGAGCGCGGCATCACCGTGCCGGCGTTCATCGACGTGCCGACCGGGCAGGTGGTGACCAACGACTACGCCCAGATGACCCTCGACCTGTCCACCGAGTGGACCGCGTACCACCGCAGCGGCGCGCCGCAGCTCTACCCGGAGCCGCTGCGCGCCGAGATCGACGAGGTCAACTCAGTGGTCTTCGCCGACGTGAACAACGGGGTCTACCGCTGCGGGTTCGCCGGCAGCCAGCAGGCCTACGAAGCGGCGTACCGACGGTTGTTCGACCGGCTCGACTGGCTCTCCACGCGACTGGAGAACCAGCGCTACCTGGTCGGCGACACCATCACCGAAGCCGACGTACGGCTGTTCACCACGCTGGTGCGCTTCGACCCCGTCTACCACGGACACTTCAAGTGCAACCGGCAGAAGCTGACCGAGATGCCGGTGCTCTGGGCGTACGCCCGGGATCTGTTCCAGACGCCGGGGTTCGGGGACACCATCGACTTCGATCACATCAAACGGCACTACTACGAGGTCCACCGGGACATCAACCCGACCGGGGTGGTACCGGCCGGCCCGGACCTGACCAACTGGCTGACCCCGCACGGACGCGACAGGCTCGGCGGGCGCCCGTTCGGCACCGGCAGCCCGCCGGGGCCGCCACCGGCAGCCGAGCGCGTGCCAGCCGACCACACCCCGCTGGCCTGA
- a CDS encoding YihY/virulence factor BrkB family protein, with protein MSTAGTTGTQPDRDGPATDRRDPDDPGRPPVGPDDGPASPARLSTASLWAAARRTVREVTADAVPDLAAGLTYYGVLSIFPGLLVLVAVLGLLGGGATDDVQGVIGGLAPGEIGGFLDQSIAQVRESSDTAGLVAIVGLLAAFWSASSYIGAFMRAANAIYDVPEGRPIWKTLPIRLGVTAVIGLMLIASALIVVFTGELAARTGELLGVGPEAVAAWDIAKWPVLVVLVSLMFSILYWATPNARQGGFRWVSPGSVLAVLLWLLVSAGFAFYVANFGSYNETYGAIASVIVFLVWLWLTNIAILLGGELDAELERGRAIAAGHPDDREPYLQLRDTRKLPANRQPSAAETDG; from the coding sequence ATGTCGACAGCGGGCACCACAGGGACTCAGCCGGACCGGGACGGGCCGGCGACCGACCGCCGTGACCCGGACGATCCCGGCCGGCCGCCGGTGGGGCCGGACGACGGGCCGGCCAGTCCTGCCCGGCTGTCAACTGCGTCGCTGTGGGCGGCCGCTCGGCGTACGGTCCGCGAGGTCACCGCCGACGCGGTGCCCGACCTGGCGGCCGGGCTCACCTACTACGGCGTACTGTCGATCTTTCCTGGTCTGTTGGTGCTGGTGGCGGTGCTCGGGCTGCTCGGCGGCGGTGCCACCGATGACGTCCAGGGTGTGATCGGCGGTCTCGCGCCCGGCGAGATCGGCGGCTTCCTCGACCAGTCGATCGCCCAGGTCCGGGAAAGTTCCGATACGGCCGGCCTGGTGGCCATCGTCGGTCTGCTCGCCGCCTTCTGGTCGGCGTCCAGCTACATCGGGGCCTTCATGCGGGCCGCGAACGCCATCTACGACGTGCCGGAGGGTCGCCCGATCTGGAAGACGTTGCCGATCCGGCTGGGCGTCACCGCGGTCATCGGGCTGATGCTGATCGCCAGCGCGCTGATCGTGGTCTTCACCGGGGAGTTGGCCGCCCGGACCGGGGAACTGCTGGGCGTCGGGCCGGAGGCGGTCGCCGCCTGGGACATCGCCAAGTGGCCGGTGCTGGTGGTCCTGGTCAGCCTGATGTTCTCGATCCTGTACTGGGCCACGCCGAACGCCCGGCAGGGCGGGTTCCGGTGGGTGAGCCCGGGCAGCGTCCTGGCGGTGCTGCTCTGGCTGCTGGTCTCCGCCGGGTTCGCGTTCTACGTCGCCAACTTCGGGTCGTACAACGAGACCTACGGTGCCATCGCCAGCGTGATCGTCTTCCTCGTCTGGTTGTGGCTGACCAACATCGCGATCCTGCTCGGCGGCGAGTTGGACGCCGAACTGGAGCGGGGCCGGGCGATCGCGGCCGGTCATCCGGACGACCGCGAGCCGTACCTTCAGCTGCGGGACACCCGCAAGTTGCCCGCCAACCGCCAACCATCGGCCGCCGAGACCGACGGCTGA
- a CDS encoding roadblock/LC7 domain-containing protein: MPSPPDPASAELASLKHGVTGVIGSVIAGVDGLLLLHDLTDGTEPHDLAALAAATFGLGRQTGLALRQGPFRESTVRSHKGYFSVYAINDKALLAVLGADGLNVARLHIEARGVAGRLTTMLDEHLANQVRL, encoded by the coding sequence GTGCCGTCACCTCCGGATCCGGCGTCCGCTGAACTGGCCTCGCTGAAACACGGCGTCACCGGCGTGATCGGCTCGGTGATCGCCGGTGTCGACGGGCTGTTGCTGCTGCACGATCTGACCGACGGGACAGAGCCGCACGACCTGGCGGCGCTCGCGGCGGCGACCTTTGGACTCGGCCGGCAGACCGGCCTCGCGCTGCGGCAGGGCCCGTTTCGGGAGTCCACCGTCCGTAGCCACAAGGGCTATTTCTCGGTGTACGCGATCAACGACAAGGCGTTGCTCGCGGTGCTCGGCGCCGACGGGCTGAACGTCGCCCGGCTGCACATCGAGGCGCGCGGGGTGGCCGGCCGGTTGACCACCATGCTCGACGAGCATTTGGCCAACCAGGTGCGGCTCTGA